A genomic stretch from Telopea speciosissima isolate NSW1024214 ecotype Mountain lineage chromosome 7, Tspe_v1, whole genome shotgun sequence includes:
- the LOC122667122 gene encoding biotin carboxyl carrier protein of acetyl-CoA carboxylase 1, chloroplastic-like, with the protein MASLVPAASAITAAAAASASKSTTSSSCLPFEPRHCCHSMVLFHLTSKPKLRFSTKGQLSTWNHSTVVKAQSNEVSVDGSPNDTATSATKLEVPASEEKNAKPVKEPSHAALATEESLSEFIKQVSSLVKLVDSRDIQELQMKQLDCELIIRKKESLPQPPSPAPMVIMHPSSPPPAAAPTPSAPAPSSTLAPAPSPPPAKSPKSSLPPLKCPMAGTFYRSPAPSEPPFVKVGDKVQKGQVVCIIEAMKLMNEIEVRLISLLPFS; encoded by the exons ATGGCGTCGTTGGTTCCAGCTGCCTCTGCAATAACTGCAGCAGCGGCAGCTTCTGCATCCAAATCGACGACTTCATCGTCATGTTTGCCCTTTGAACCACGCCATTGCTGCCATTCGATGGTCTTGTTTCACCTTACGTCGAAGCCGAAGCTTAGATTTTCGACCAAG GGTCAACTATCTACTTGGAATCATTCCACGGTGGTCAAGGCCCAATCAAATGAG GTTTCTGTCGATGGATCCCCAAATGACACCGCAACTTCAGCAACCAAATTGGAAGTACCGGCATCAGAGGAAAAGAATGCTAAGCCAGTGAAGGAGCCGTCTCATGCAGCTTTGGCCACAGAAGAATCACTCTCTGAGTTTATAAAACAAGTTTCAAGCCTTGTGAA GCTAGTCGACTCTAGGGATATTCAGGAGCTGCAGATGAAGCAACTCGACTGTGAGTTAATTATTCGTAAAAAGGAGTCCTTGCCTCAGCCACCATCTCCTGCTCCTATGGTCATTATGCATCCTTCCTCTCCACCACCTGCAGCTGCACCTACACCTTCTGCCCCTGCTCCTTCTTCAACCTTAGCCCCTGCACCCTCTCCACCTCCTGCTAAGTCACCCAAGTCATCGCTTCCTCCCCTTAAATGCCCCATGGCAGGAACATTCTATCGGAGCCCAGCACCTAGTGAGCCTCCATTTGTGAAG GTTGGGGACAAAGTTCAGAAGGGACAAGTCGTGTGCATCATCGAAgccatgaaattgatgaatgAAATTGAAGTAAGGCTGATCTCATTGCTACCATTTAGCTAA